A genomic segment from Centroberyx gerrardi isolate f3 chromosome 22, fCenGer3.hap1.cur.20231027, whole genome shotgun sequence encodes:
- the prmt6 gene encoding protein arginine N-methyltransferase 6: protein MSHIVKKRKLDKNRQDSLYFDSYSDVTIHEEMIADHVRTNTYRTGILRNSESIRGKVVLDVGAGTGVLSIFCVQAGAKKVYAVEACSIAEEAVKIVKQNKMEDRIEVIRGTVETVDLPEMVEVIVSEWMGYALLHESMLNSVLYARDKWLKKPGGLILPSKAELYISPVSDPVVEDRLNFWCTVKDQYGVDMSCMSDFARRCIMNSDITVNAVTVEDVLSHPARFAELDLYSVTAEELQAVKGQFRCECFGSATVNALCVWFTVTFPCQDKPALVLSTSPFKPETHWKQAVLYLDAPVDVVQDTRVTGEVSMYPSEQSARHICIHVDYTIGEQKRHSKTFSIPDWSSEAQQ from the coding sequence ATGTCTCATATCGTAAAGAAAAGGAAATTAGATAAAAATAGGCAGGACAGCCTGTACTTTGACAGCTATTCCGATGTGACTATCCACGAAGAAATGATAGCAGACCACGTACGAACCAACACGTACCGCACGGGGATACTGAGGAACAGCGAGTCCATACGGGGTAAAGTCGTCCTGGATGTCGGGGCAGGAACCGGCGTTTTGAGCATTTTCTGCGTACAAGCTGGTGCTAAGAAAGTCTACGCCGTCGAAGCCTGCTCCATCGCCGAGGAGGCTGTGAAAATCGTTAAACAAAACAAGATGGAGGACAGAATCGAAGTCATACGAGGCACCGTGGAGACAGTGGACCTACCGGAGATGGTGGAGGTAATTGTGAGTGAATGGATGGGGTATGCCCTGCTGCACGAGTCCATGCTCAACTCGGTCCTCTACGCCCGGGACAAGTGGCTGAAAAAGCCGGGCGGCCTCATTCTGCCCTCCAAAGCCGAACTCTACATCTCGCCCGTCAGCGACCCGGTGGTGGAGGACCGTTTGAACTTCTGGTGCACCGTCAAGGACCAGTACGGCGTCGACATGTCCTGCATGTCCGACTTCGCCAGGAGGTGCATCATGAACTCCGACATCACCGTGAACGCGGTGACCGTCGAGGACGTGCTCTCCCACCCGGCCCGCTTCGCCGAGCTGGACCTGTACTCGGTCACCGCGGAGGAGCTGCAGGCGGTGAAGGGGCAGTTCAGGTGCGAGTGCTTCGGCTCGGCCACGGTGAACGCGCTCTGCGTTTGGTTCACGGTGACGTTCCCGTGCCAGGACAAGCCGGCGCTGGTGCTCTCCACGTCGCCGTTCAAACCGGAGACGCACTGGAAGCAGGCGGTGCTGTACCTGGACGCGCCGGTGGACGTGGTGCAGGACACCCGGGTGACCGGGGAGGTCAGCATGTATCCCTCCGAGCAGAGCGCCAGGCATATATGCATCCACGTGGACTACACGATAGGCGAGCAGAAAAGACACTCCAAGACCTTTTCCATCCCGGACTGGAGCTCAGAGGCTCAGCAGTAG